The genome window CTGGGCTTGAGCATCTGCAAGCGCCTGACGACCCTTCTGGGCGGCGAGCTGGCCGTCCAGTCCACCCTGGGACAAGGCTCCCGGTTCACCCTGGCCCTGCCCCGGGACCGGCGCGGCAAGAACCGCCTGTCGGACCCGGAATGGCAGGCGCGCCTGCGCAGCATGCTCCACCCGGACAGCCGCCTGGTGTACCCCCAGGTCACCTTTCCGGCGCCGGCGCCCGGCGAGTCGGCCGGCGTTGCGGAGTCGGCCGGGGAGCCCAGCCTGGGCCATATCCTGCTGGTGGATGACGACATGATCGCCATCCGGGAGCTGGGGGCCCAGCTCCGGGAGGCCAGCTACCGGGTCTCCTTCGCCCTGGACGGCAGCACCGGCCTGCGGCTCCTGGAACAGCATCATCCGGATCTGGTGCTTCTCGATCTGGTGATGCCGGTCATGGACGGCCACGCCTTCTTGCGCGAGGTGCGGCAGCTGCCGGCCGTGGCCCGGACCCCGGTTGTCATCCTGAGCGCCCTGGACCTCGATCCCGAGGCGGTGCGCCACCTGCCCGACAACGTCCGGGGGGTCCTGGCCAAAGGGAGCATCCGGCGGGAGGACCTCCTGGACAAGGTCCGTCTGGCCTTGAGCCAGCCGGCGCCGGCCAGCAGTCCCCGGCCCCGGCCGCCCGGCGAAGGCAGGCCACGGCCCCATGGCCGGCAGATCCTGATTGCCGAGGACAACCCGGACAACCTCTTCCTTCTGGAGGAGATCCTGCGGGCCAACGGCTATGAGATCCGGCGGGCGGCCAATGGCCAGGAAGCGGTGGCCATGGCCGTGCGCCAGGCGCCGGATCTGGTGCTCATGGATATCCAGATGCCGGACATGGACGGCCTGGAGGCGGTTCAGGCCTTCCGCAACCATCCGGCCCTGGCGGATATCCCGATCATCGCCCTCACCGCCCGGGCCATGAAGGGCGACCGGGAGGAGTTTCTGGCCAGCGGCTGCGACGACTACCTCGCCAAGCCCGTGGCCACCGACATTCTCCTGGCGGCCATCCACCGCTGGCTGGGCCCGCAGCGGCCGGATGGCGCGGAGCCGCCGGTCGGATGATGGGGCAGTCCTATTCTGTTTGTTGAGGAGGTTTGGAGAGCATGATGACGTCACCTTCCACCAGCTTCACCGTCCGGCCTGGGAGCCCGCCGCCCTGCCTCTTCCCGCTTTACGGCACCGGAGTGCCGGAGCCGTGGAGCGCCATGCCGGAAGAGCCGGACAGCAACGACCTGGTCCAGCAGGCTGGCCGCAAAGCCGGCGGCACCCCGGTCATGAAGAGCCAGGTCCTGGTGGTGGAAGACCACCCGGACAACCTCCTGGTGCTGCAGGCGATCCTGGAGCACGAGGGGTTCGCGGTGCGCACCGCCTGCAGCGGCGAGGAGGCCTTGACCATCCTCCAGGAGGAGCCCGGCCGGGTGGATCTCATCCTCTCCGATGTCATGATGCCCGGCATGTCCGGCTATGACCTGTGCCGCATCCTGCGCGGCGACCCCCGCCTGGCCGAGCTGCCGGTGATCCTCATCACCGCCAAAAGGATCGACGAGGGCGACGCGCTGCACGGGATGCGGGTCGGGGCCGACGACTACCTGGTACGGCCCATCGACCCGCGGCTGCTGGTGAAGAAGATCCAGGTCCAGCTGGACCACCGGCACAACCTCGCCCAATGGCAGGAGCGGTACCACACCACCCGGCAGGAGCTGGACCAGCGGGACTGGAGCACCCGGATGCTGGTGCACGACATGCGCAGCCCCTTGAGCGCCGCCTTGGCGGTGGCGTATCTGCTGGAGGCAAGCACCGATCTGACCCCGCAGCAGCGGGACCTGGTGGGCAGGATGCGGATCTGCCTGGACCGGCAGGAGGACATGCTGCAGGACCTGTTGTGCACGGCGGCGATCCAGAACGGACGGCTGCAGCTGGTCCGGGAGACCTTTACCCTGGGCGATCTGGTCCGGGAGCAGCTGGTGATCCAGGAAAGCGCCGCCATGGCTGGCCGGCTGACCATCGACGTCCAGGGGCTGGACCGGGGATGGCGGGTCAACGCCGACCGCCGGCTCCTGGGCCGGGTGGTCGCCAACCTCCTGACCAATGCCATCAAGTTCGCCCGGGCCAGGACCACCATCAGCATCCGCCTCGGACCATCGACGGCGTCGGTGCATCCGGTGGCGGACGGGGTGGTCTTCTCCATCGCCAACGAAGGCGAGGTGATCCCCATCAGTGACCAGGAGCGGATCTTCCAGCCCTTCACCCAGGGCCGCGGCCAGGACTACGGCCGCTCGTCGGGCTATGGCCTGGGCTTATGCTTCTGCCAGCAGATCATCCGCCTGCACGGCGGCTACCTGGGGGTCATCTCGCCCATCCCCGGCAGCCAGACCGGCGCGGTCTTCTATTTCAGCCTGCCATAAGGCCGGCCTTGTTGGCCCCCGCCGGCCACCCCTTGCTGCCTGCCAGGATGCGCTGATGCCCGTCGGCCACCGGGACCTGGGAGGCGAGAGCTCTGGAAGACCGAGGACCGGACAGGGGTTGGGGGCTGGCGGTGTTCGAGAAGATGGGCGGGGCGGGGAAAGACGGCCTTCGTGCCGCGCATGGGGCCTCGAAGTCCTGGTGACTTGGCCCAATCGACCACTGGTTTGGCCTGACCGGGGAGGATGAACCATCGGCGCGGGCCTCCGTACGGTGTGTGCCTGGATCCATTCCCTGGGGCCGTGGGGATGGACTGCCAGCAGGCCAGGCCCTCTCTTGTGGGCATGCGGGTCAGGCGTGGAAGAAGCGGACCCTGGGCAGCTCCACCGCGGTCAACAGATTGCCGTAAACAGCACCGGTGTCGATGCCGATCCTGGTCGGGGTGACCAGGGGGGTGGCAAAGGGGGTGTGGCCGAAGATCACCCTTTTGCCCCCGCTCGTCTCCCGGGTAAGAAAATCCCCCCGGGTCTCGCACAGGGAGGGCAGGTCGTGCTCGGCCAGCGGCAGGCCTGGCACCAGCCCGGCATGGACGAAGATGAAGTCCGGGGTCTCCCAGTAGGGCAGGAGCGAGAAAAGAAGCTCGCGGTGCCGATCCGGCAGGAAGCCCAGCTCGTGCACCGCCCGCAGGTGGGGCGCGCCGTAGCTGGCCAGGGTCGCCTCCAGCCCATCCCGATGGAGAAGCGGCAAGAGGGCCGGATCCCGGCTGCGGTGATATTCGAGGAGCAGGTACTCGTGGTTGCCCAGAAGCGGCACCACCCGCACCCCGTCATCCTGGAGACGGCAGACGGTCTCCACCACCCCCTTGCCATCCGGGCCCCGGTCCAGGTAGTCGCCGAGGAAGACGATGGTGTCCCGGCGCCGGTCCAGGGGCAGGCGGGCCAGCAGCTCCACCAGCTGCCGCCGGCAGCCATGGACATCGCCGATGGCAAAGATCCGGTCCTCCATGGAGGGCTCCTCTCCCGACACGCTCATCCCCGGCCGGCCGCGTCCGGGGCACCGGCCCGGCCCAGGCTGGCCATGGCGAAATCCCCTTCCAGAAACGCCTGGGCGGCCCGGTGCGCCATGGCGTCGTCGCCCATGCCGGCATCCAGCAGCCGGGTGAAGCCCAGGAGACGACCCAAGCTGACCAGCCGCTCCAGGATGAGCGCGGCCGGCGCGGCATGGAGGCTGGCGTTCACCAGGTCGTCCCGGACATCGGCATAGAGGCCGGCCGCCGCCAGGATCTCGGCGATGGCCCGGGCCCGGCGCTGGCGGTGCTCAGCGCTGGAGCCGCCCCCCTTGAAGCGGAAGCGCAGGTGGTTGACCCGCTCATCGAGCCCGGCCAGGGCGTCGATCATCACGAAGTGGAAGTCCATCCGGGCGTTGAGGTTCAGGTGGTCATGGCCGACCAGGGCGTAGTTGGGCAGGCCCACCGGCCGGTCCGAGCGGTGGTCGGTCAGAAAGCTCGACAGCACGGAGCCGATGGCGCCGGCGCCGCCCGGGGCCGGCCCCCAGTGGAGCCCGGGCGTCACCACCCCCTGCCAGAGGGCCCGCAAGGGGGTGGAACGGAGATCCCCCGCCGCCAGCCGCCGCCCGCAGCCGGGCCGGAGCCCGCCGCCCAGATCGATGACCGCCACCGGAAAGGGGATGCCATCCTCGGCCAGGAGATGGACCAGACCCGCCGCCGCCTCGGTCATGGCATCGCCGCCCTCGAACATGGCCATCACCGCCTTTTCGTGGATGAAGCGCACTAGGTCGTGGAAGGAGCGGCACTCCCGGAGGTTGAAGGTGGGGCCATAGGCGTCGGTGAGATGGAGCCGCACCAGAAGCTCCCGCAGGCCGGCCAGGCGGGGGTCCGTGGCGGCCGGCGGCGGCCGCCGCCGCCGCGGCGCCTGGGCTGCGGCCGCCGTGCTCCACACCTTGCGGCTGGTGGCATCCACCAGCACCCATTGCCCCTCGTTCAGCCGGCTGCCCACCCCGGCCAGGGAGCAGAGCATGGGCACCCCCTCTTCCCGGGCCACGTTGGCCAGGTGGTCCGCCGGGTTGCCCAGCTCCACCAGGACCGCTGCCGCCTGGCCCATGGCCCCGGCGGCATCGGGCAGGCTGGAGGCCAGAACGAGCACCAGCGGCTCCGCAGCGGGCGCCACCAGATCGGCTCGCCGGCGGACCAGCCGCACCCGGCCGCTGGCCCGACCAGGGCTGGCGGTGAGCCCGCCGGCCAGGAGCAGCGGGCCGGGGGGATCGGCCGCCTCCCCCTGCCGCCCAGGGGCCAGGGGGACGCCGCCGGCCAGGGGCCGCGCCTGGAGCAGCACCAGCTGCCTGGCCTCGTTCAGGGCCCACTCGATATCCTGGGGGATACCCCCCGCCGCCTCTTCGATCTCCCGGCCCCAGCGGGCCAGCTCGGCGACCTGCTCGGCGGGAATCGCCGGCTCGCCCTGCTCCGCCTCGGGCACCGCCTCCTCGGCGATGCCGCCTGGCACCAGCACCAGCCGGCTGGTCTTCACCGCCACCAGGCTGCGGGCCGGATCCGGCCGGCCAGAAGCGTCGAAGACCAGGACATCGGCGGGCCGGCGGCCGGCCACCGCCGCCTCCCCCAGTCCGAGGACCGCGCTCACCAGGCCCCCGCCGCTGCCATCCGGCGCCCGGGTGAGCAGCACGCCGGCGGCCCGGGCCGGCACCATCTCCAGACAGAGGACCGCCATGTCGAAGGCCAGGGGATCGAGACCGGCATGGCGGCGGTAGGCCAGGGCGTGGGGGCTGAAGGCCGAGGCCACCACCTGCCGGAAGGCGTCGAGGAGGGCCGCCGGGCTGGCCACGTTCAGCACCGACCGGAACTGGCCGGCAAAGGAGTGCTCCCGGCCGTCCTCGGCCAGGGCCGAGCTGCGCACCGCCAGGGTCCGCCCCTGCCGGAAGACCGGCCCGGCCGCCTCAGCGAGGGCCGCGGCCAGGGCGGCCGGCACCGGGGCGGCGGCGATCGCCGCCGCGATCCGGTCGCAGGCCTCCTGCCAGACCGCCGGATCGTGGCTGTCCAGCACCCGGCCCAGCAGCCGGGCCACCTGGAGGGCCAGGTCGCCGGCCTGCAGGAACAGGCGGCAGGCCGGCGCGGGAATGGCGAAGCCGGCGGGGATGGGGTAGCGGCCGCTGCGGCCGAGACGGGCCAGGGAGGCGGCCTTGTTGCCCACCTGCCGCTCCTGGGCCGGGGTGATGGCAGGAAAGGCCAGGGTCAGGGGCAGGCTGGCCGGTGGGGCCAGGTTGGCCAATGCCTCCGCCAGTAAGGCCGCCAGCCGGCGATGGATCGCCTGCACCAGCTCGGCCCGCTCGCCCCCCAGGGCCAGGTAGTCCTCCGCCATCTCCCCCACCGTGGCGGCCAGGGCCATGGCCTGCTCCCGGAAGCCGGTCTCCGGATCGCCAGCCCTAAGGGCCAGCCCCAGCTCGGTGATGGCGTCCACCGCCCGGGTGTTCCTGTCCAGGAGGGTGCGGAAGACCTGGTAGCGGGTCTGCAGGGCGGCCAGGGAGCGGCTGGCCCGGTCCGCCTGCCGGGAGCGCCACCAGGCCAGCGGCCGGCGCCAGGGGCTCATCATGGCCGTGGCTCCGGGGGCTGGGCCAGGAAGCGATCCAGGTGGTGGTCCACGGCCTGGTCATCGGCCAGCCGGGCGTCCAGCTGCCGGGTGAAGCCCACCAACTCGCCCAGCCGGGCCAGGATCGCCTCCATGGCCTCGGGCTCCAGCATCTTGACCTTGGCCACCAGAAGATCGCCGGTGGCCTCGACCCGGAAGCCCAGCCCGGTGAGGACGGTGGCGATGAGCCGCAGCCGCCGCAGCCGCTTGGCCTCGCCGGCAAAGCCGCCCACGAAGCGGAAGTAGATGTAGTTGTCGTCGCTGCGCTCGGCCAGATAGCTGTCGATGACATTGAAATGATAGCCCAGGCGCAGGCTGAGGTTGCAGTAGCCGGCGGCGATGATCGCCAGGTTCAGGCCGGCGTACGGCGCCGGGACAACCGCCTCCGCCAGGGGCCGACTGAGGCTGGCGAAGAGCTCGGACACCGACAAGGGCACCGGCTCCCGGTCCCAGGCCGACTCCCTGGTGAGACCGGCGAGCAGGGCCGCGAAGGGACGGCAGGCCACCTCCCGGATGCCGACCTTGCCCCGGGCCGGTGCACCCGGCAGCAAGCCGCCGCCGAGATCGATGAGCCGGATGCCCAAAGGGATGGGCGCCACCAGCTCAAGGCTGGCCAGCTGCGCCGGCAGGCCGCCGCCGGCATGGATGCCGATAAGCGAGCTGACCGCCTTTTCGTGGCAGAAACGGATGATGTCGTGCAGGGTGCGGCAGCGCTCGGGCCGGAAGTCGGGGCTGGCCGGGTCGGTGAGGAAAAGCGGCGCCACCTGCCGGAGCATCCGGCGCAGGGTGGCGGCCTCGGCGGACACCGGGTGGGGATCCTGGCGGCAGGCGGCCAGCCGGGTCAGGGCTGGCAGGCGGCCGGCATAGACCACCCGCTCCTCGACGTCCACCGTGACCTCGGTGCCCGGCTCCAGGATCGCCAGGGCAGCGTCGGCGCCGAACAGGGCCGGCGTGCGGTACTCCCGGCAGACCGCGGCCAGGTGGCCGGTGGGGCCGCCGATCTCGGTGATGATGGCCGCGGCCTTGCGGGCCACCGCACTCAGGCGGGGACTGGCGTGCCGGGCCACCGCGATGCCCCCCCAGGGGAAGGCGGCAGGATCGCCATCCGGCCGGACCTGGATCACCGGGCCGCTGGCGATGCCGATCTGGGCAGCACAGCCGCGGCCGGCCAGGAGGCGCCGGGCGCCGGCCAGCTCGGCGGCCAGCTCGGCAGGGGGCGGCGGGGCCGGCGCCGCCACCAGAAGCGGCCGGCTCTGGAGGATGACCGGCGCGCCCTCGCCGGTCCAGGCCCACTCGATCTCCTGGGGACCGACCAGGGCCTTTTCAAGGATCATGGCCTTTTCCGCCAGCTGGCCAAGGAGGGGCGGCGAAACCGGCGAGGAGCCCCGCCGGAGCCCCTCGCCCACCACCGTGAGGGGCGCGGCATCCCCGGGGGCCGAGGGCAGAATCTCGCTGGCCACCAGACGGAAGGGATGCTCCCGGCCCAGAAGGAAACGGTGGCCGGGCACGCTGCCGGCCGCCAGGCCATCGGCCAGCCCGGCCACCGCGGTGATCAGGATCGCCGGCCGGCCGCCTTCCAGGCTCAGGCTGTGCATGATCCCGGCCGCCTGGGCCGGGATCATCTCCTGGATGGCGACCGCCATGGGCAGATCCCAGACTCCGGCCTCCGGGGCATAGCCCAGGAGCCGCTCGCCGAAGCGGGACGCCCAGACCTGGCGCACCGCTGCCAGCACCGCTTCCAGGTCCCAGGGCACCTGGAGCACTGAGGAGAACTGGCCGGCGAAGGAGCGGACGCCGTCCTCGCCCACGGCGCTGCTGCGCACCGCCAGCGCCGGCCGCCGCCCCAGCCGCTGCGCCAGGCGGGCCAGCTCCGCGGCCACCGCCTGCCTGAGAGCGGCGGGCATGGCGGCCCGCTCCAGGAGGGGGGCGATCTGGCGGCCGCGCTCCGCCACGGACGCCGGGCCATCGAGGATGGCTTGCACCGGCCCCGGCAGGCCGTTCTCCTCCAGGAAGAGCCGGAAGCCGTGCCTGGTGAGGGCAAAGCCATCCGGAACCGGCAGGCCAAGATCGTTGCCGATCTCCCCCAGACAGGCGTTCTTGGCCCCCACCACCCCGTCCTCGTCCCCGTGGAGCTCCGGGCAGGGAATGGCCAGGCGGCAGTCCCCCGGCTCCGGCAGGCCCAGGGCCAGACTGGCAAGCCGGCCGCCGATCTCCTCCAGGCGCTGGTAGAGGGCGGTGTAGC of Thermodesulfobacteriota bacterium contains these proteins:
- a CDS encoding metallophosphoesterase produces the protein MEDRIFAIGDVHGCRRQLVELLARLPLDRRRDTIVFLGDYLDRGPDGKGVVETVCRLQDDGVRVVPLLGNHEYLLLEYHRSRDPALLPLLHRDGLEATLASYGAPHLRAVHELGFLPDRHRELLFSLLPYWETPDFIFVHAGLVPGLPLAEHDLPSLCETRGDFLTRETSGGKRVIFGHTPFATPLVTPTRIGIDTGAVYGNLLTAVELPRVRFFHA
- a CDS encoding PEP/pyruvate-binding domain-containing protein produces the protein MTAALSLSQRHLVTRFQRFRKILTTNTAILERLADLERALGGALIFDQAFLAQSAAELVALTREVVTSLNLLVDGRYTALYQRLEEIGGRLASLALGLPEPGDCRLAIPCPELHGDEDGVVGAKNACLGEIGNDLGLPVPDGFALTRHGFRLFLEENGLPGPVQAILDGPASVAERGRQIAPLLERAAMPAALRQAVAAELARLAQRLGRRPALAVRSSAVGEDGVRSFAGQFSSVLQVPWDLEAVLAAVRQVWASRFGERLLGYAPEAGVWDLPMAVAIQEMIPAQAAGIMHSLSLEGGRPAILITAVAGLADGLAAGSVPGHRFLLGREHPFRLVASEILPSAPGDAAPLTVVGEGLRRGSSPVSPPLLGQLAEKAMILEKALVGPQEIEWAWTGEGAPVILQSRPLLVAAPAPPPPAELAAELAGARRLLAGRGCAAQIGIASGPVIQVRPDGDPAAFPWGGIAVARHASPRLSAVARKAAAIITEIGGPTGHLAAVCREYRTPALFGADAALAILEPGTEVTVDVEERVVYAGRLPALTRLAACRQDPHPVSAEAATLRRMLRQVAPLFLTDPASPDFRPERCRTLHDIIRFCHEKAVSSLIGIHAGGGLPAQLASLELVAPIPLGIRLIDLGGGLLPGAPARGKVGIREVACRPFAALLAGLTRESAWDREPVPLSVSELFASLSRPLAEAVVPAPYAGLNLAIIAAGYCNLSLRLGYHFNVIDSYLAERSDDNYIYFRFVGGFAGEAKRLRRLRLIATVLTGLGFRVEATGDLLVAKVKMLEPEAMEAILARLGELVGFTRQLDARLADDQAVDHHLDRFLAQPPEPRP
- a CDS encoding PEP/pyruvate-binding domain-containing protein, which codes for MMSPWRRPLAWWRSRQADRASRSLAALQTRYQVFRTLLDRNTRAVDAITELGLALRAGDPETGFREQAMALAATVGEMAEDYLALGGERAELVQAIHRRLAALLAEALANLAPPASLPLTLAFPAITPAQERQVGNKAASLARLGRSGRYPIPAGFAIPAPACRLFLQAGDLALQVARLLGRVLDSHDPAVWQEACDRIAAAIAAAPVPAALAAALAEAAGPVFRQGRTLAVRSSALAEDGREHSFAGQFRSVLNVASPAALLDAFRQVVASAFSPHALAYRRHAGLDPLAFDMAVLCLEMVPARAAGVLLTRAPDGSGGGLVSAVLGLGEAAVAGRRPADVLVFDASGRPDPARSLVAVKTSRLVLVPGGIAEEAVPEAEQGEPAIPAEQVAELARWGREIEEAAGGIPQDIEWALNEARQLVLLQARPLAGGVPLAPGRQGEAADPPGPLLLAGGLTASPGRASGRVRLVRRRADLVAPAAEPLVLVLASSLPDAAGAMGQAAAVLVELGNPADHLANVAREEGVPMLCSLAGVGSRLNEGQWVLVDATSRKVWSTAAAAQAPRRRRPPPAATDPRLAGLRELLVRLHLTDAYGPTFNLRECRSFHDLVRFIHEKAVMAMFEGGDAMTEAAAGLVHLLAEDGIPFPVAVIDLGGGLRPGCGRRLAAGDLRSTPLRALWQGVVTPGLHWGPAPGGAGAIGSVLSSFLTDHRSDRPVGLPNYALVGHDHLNLNARMDFHFVMIDALAGLDERVNHLRFRFKGGGSSAEHRQRRARAIAEILAAAGLYADVRDDLVNASLHAAPAALILERLVSLGRLLGFTRLLDAGMGDDAMAHRAAQAFLEGDFAMASLGRAGAPDAAGRG
- a CDS encoding hybrid sensor histidine kinase/response regulator, with protein sequence MMTSPSTSFTVRPGSPPPCLFPLYGTGVPEPWSAMPEEPDSNDLVQQAGRKAGGTPVMKSQVLVVEDHPDNLLVLQAILEHEGFAVRTACSGEEALTILQEEPGRVDLILSDVMMPGMSGYDLCRILRGDPRLAELPVILITAKRIDEGDALHGMRVGADDYLVRPIDPRLLVKKIQVQLDHRHNLAQWQERYHTTRQELDQRDWSTRMLVHDMRSPLSAALAVAYLLEASTDLTPQQRDLVGRMRICLDRQEDMLQDLLCTAAIQNGRLQLVRETFTLGDLVREQLVIQESAAMAGRLTIDVQGLDRGWRVNADRRLLGRVVANLLTNAIKFARARTTISIRLGPSTASVHPVADGVVFSIANEGEVIPISDQERIFQPFTQGRGQDYGRSSGYGLGLCFCQQIIRLHGGYLGVISPIPGSQTGAVFYFSLP